A part of Halobacillus shinanisalinarum genomic DNA contains:
- a CDS encoding PH domain-containing protein: protein MREPSQRISRRALTLWRIYGYINTGIVGVIAIAIIILTNLYSWPLWPSFVIGVLFVLEIIFSIWLIPSIKWDRLRYEVRDQEIEYQYGLFIVKRILVPMVRVQHVDTEQGPLLRKYRLATISISTAATVHKIPALDEREAEGLRNTISSLARVAEDDV from the coding sequence ATGAGAGAACCAAGTCAACGAATATCGAGACGTGCCCTCACACTTTGGAGGATTTATGGGTACATAAATACAGGAATCGTAGGGGTCATAGCCATTGCGATTATCATCCTTACAAATCTATATTCATGGCCGCTCTGGCCAAGCTTTGTGATTGGTGTTCTATTTGTCTTAGAAATTATTTTTTCTATTTGGCTGATTCCATCTATTAAGTGGGATCGTTTGCGGTATGAAGTGAGAGATCAGGAAATTGAATACCAATATGGATTATTTATCGTTAAACGGATTCTTGTACCAATGGTTCGTGTGCAGCATGTGGATACAGAACAAGGCCCGCTGCTTCGAAAGTATCGATTGGCTACAATTAGTATATCTACAGCCGCAACGGTACATAAAATACCGGCACTCGATGAACGAGAAGCTGAGGGGCTTAGGAATACGATCTCATCTTTAGCAAGGGTGGCTGAGGATGATGTTTGA